From Carya illinoinensis cultivar Pawnee chromosome 5, C.illinoinensisPawnee_v1, whole genome shotgun sequence, one genomic window encodes:
- the LOC122310476 gene encoding probable pre-mRNA-splicing factor ATP-dependent RNA helicase DEAH4 isoform X1 yields MANLPIIQFEDQIIETVERNPVVVIIGETGSGKSTQLSQMLHRRGYTKSGIVGVTQPRRVAAVSVARRVAQELGVPLGDEVGYAIRFEDRTSERTRIKYLTDGVLLRESLSNPELNQYSVIILDEAHERSLNTDILLGLVKRLVGVRASNLKVLITSATLDGEKVSKFFSNCPILTVPGKLYPVEILYSNERPKSYLESSLKAALDIHVRQPEGDVLIFMTGQDDIEKLVSKLEDRVQSLDEGSCMDAIILPLHGSLPPEMQVRVFSPPPLNCRRFIVATNIAETSLTVDGVVYVIDSGYVKQRQYNPSTGMYSLDVVQISKVQANQRAGRAGRTCPGKCYRLYPSTAYHEEFLDVTVPEIQRSSLAGSVLYLKSLDLSDMDILKFDFLDPPSYLVGFAAAESLEDALKQLYLIDAIDENGSITSVGRTMAELPLEPSLSRTLMEANECGCLFQALSVAAMLSAETSLLPGRSKNTEKKRKHTSSNLPDGSGWGDHIQLLQIYEHWDRTNYNIGWCKDNDLQVRGMLFVKDVRKQLSQIMQKVAKGSLDVRANGRWKESELDYRNLRKALCIGFANQLAERMIHHNGYRTLGFKPQVVQVHPSSVLKPDAEGKFPEYVVYHELIATSRPYLHNVCAVEMNWVMPILNKVKKINIKKLSGATGHIREETDEKLSDLPKKEINIDGVPDDHENRIQAARERFLSRKAKK; encoded by the exons ATGGCGAACCTTCCGATCATTCAGTTCGAAGATCAAATCATAGAGACGGTGGAGCGGAACCCAGTGGTGGTGATAATCGGAGAGACTGGCTCGGGAAAGAGCACCCAGCTCTCTCAGATGCTACACCGGAGAGGCTACACCAAGTCTGGAATCGTCGGCGTCACTCAGCCTCGCCGAGTTGCCGCAGTCTCCGTGGCTAG GCGGGTTGCCCAGGAGCTTGGTGTTCCGCTTGGGGATGAAGTGGGATATGCTATCCGATTTGAAGATAGAACCTCAGAGAGGACTCGTATCAA ATATCTTACTGATGGGGTCCTCCTTCGCGAGAGTCTTTCTAACCCTGAGCTTAATCAGTATTCGGTAATCATATTGGATGAAGCTCATGAGAGGAGTCTGAACAC GGATATATTGCTGGGACTAGTGAAACGCTTGGTTGGAGTGCGAGCCTCCAATTTAAAGGTTCTTATCACTTCAGCAACTCTTGATGGTGAAAAAgtatcaaaattcttttcaaatTGCCCCATACTGACTGTCCCGGGGAAGTTATACCCTGTTGAGATATTGTACAGCAACGAGCGCCCTAAAAGCTATCTTGAGTCATCTTTAAAAGCAGCTCTTG ACATACACGTTCGGCAACCAGAGGGTGACGTCCTAATATTCATGACTGGACAG GATGACATAGAGAAGTTGGTATCAAAGTTGGAGGATCGAGTTCAAAGTCTAGATGAGGGTTCCTGTATGGATGCCATCATCCTTCCCCTTCATGGTTCTTTGCCACCTGAAATGCAG GTGCGTGTATTTAGTCCTCCACCTCTGAATTGCCGACGATTTATAGTTGCCACAAATATTGCTGAAACTTCGTTAACGGTTGACGGTGTTGT GTATGTTATTGACTCTGGTTATGTCAAGCAACGGCAGTACAACCCATCAACTGGCATGTATTCCCTTGATGTTGTTCAAATTAGCAA AGTGCAAGCTAATCAACGGGCAGGCCGAGCGGGAAGAACTTGTCCTGGGAAGTGCTATCGGTTATACCCTTCCACAGCTTATCATGAGGAATTTCTGGATGTAACAGTTCCTGAAATACAGCGATCTTCCCTTGCTGGGAGTGTTCTCTATTTGAAATCACTGGACCTCTCTGATATGGATATTCTCAAGTTTGATTTTCTTGATCCGCCTTCAT ATCTTGTTGGCTTTGCTGCAGCTGAGTCTTTAGAAGATGCTTTGAAGCAGTTATATCTCATTGATGCTATTGATGAAAATGGCTCTATCACAAGTGTTGGACGAACAATGGCTG AGCTCCCACTAGAACCTTCACTCTCCAGAACCTTAATGGAGGCAAATGAGTGTGGTTGCTTATTCCAGGCTTTGAGTGTCGCTGCCATGTTATCAGCGGAAACCTCATTGCTTCCCGGTCGAAG CAAGAATACTGAAAAAAAGAGGAAACACACTTCCTCGAACCTTCCTGATGGGTCTGGCTGGGGTGATCACATCCAACTGCTTCAGATCTATGAGCATTGGGATAGAACTAATTATAATATTGGTTGGTGCAAAGACAATGACTTGCAG GTGCGAGGGATGTTGTTTGTCAAAGATGTTCGGAAACAATTGTCTCAGATAATGCAGAAAGTAGCGAAGG GATCCCTAGATGTACGGGCAAATGGAAGGTGGAAAGAGAGTGAGCTTGATTACCGGAATTTGAGGAAAGCTTTGTGCATAGGTTTTGCAAATCAGCTGGCTGAGAGAATGATTCATCACAATGGCTATCGAACTCTAGGTTTTAAGCCCCAAGTAGTTCAG GTGCATCCGTCTTCAGTGCTGAAACCAGATGCAGAGGGAAAGTTTCCAGAGTATGTTGTGTACCATGAACTCATTGCAACCTCACGCCCGTACTTACACAATGTATGTGCTGTAGAGATGAATTGGGTCATGCCCATTCTAAACAaggttaagaaaataaatataaagaaactgAG TGGTGCGACTGGTCATATCAGAGAAGAAACTGATGAAAAACTTTCCGACTTGCCGAAGAAAGAGATTAACATTGATGGGGTCCCTGATGACCATGAAAATAGAATTCAGGCAGCTAGAGAACGTTTTCTTTCTCGTAAGGCAAAGAAATGA
- the LOC122310476 gene encoding probable pre-mRNA-splicing factor ATP-dependent RNA helicase DEAH4 isoform X2, whose product MANLPIIQFEDQIIETVERNPVVVIIGETGSGKSTQLSQMLHRRGYTKSGIVGVTQPRRVAAVSVARRVAQELGVPLGDEVGYAIRFEDRTSERTRIKYLTDGVLLRESLSNPELNQYSVIILDEAHERSLNTDILLGLVKRLVGVRASNLKVLITSATLDGEKVSKFFSNCPILTVPGKLYPVEILYSNERPKSYLESSLKAALDIHVRQPEGDVLIFMTGQDDIEKLVSKLEDRVQSLDEGSCMDAIILPLHGSLPPEMQVRVFSPPPLNCRRFIVATNIAETSLTVDGVVYVIDSGYVKQRQYNPSTGMYSLDVVQISKVQANQRAGRAGRTCPGKCYRLYPSTAYHEEFLDVTVPEIQRSSLAGSVLYLKSLDLSDMDILKFDFLDPPSSESLEDALKQLYLIDAIDENGSITSVGRTMAELPLEPSLSRTLMEANECGCLFQALSVAAMLSAETSLLPGRSKNTEKKRKHTSSNLPDGSGWGDHIQLLQIYEHWDRTNYNIGWCKDNDLQVRGMLFVKDVRKQLSQIMQKVAKGSLDVRANGRWKESELDYRNLRKALCIGFANQLAERMIHHNGYRTLGFKPQVVQVHPSSVLKPDAEGKFPEYVVYHELIATSRPYLHNVCAVEMNWVMPILNKVKKINIKKLSGATGHIREETDEKLSDLPKKEINIDGVPDDHENRIQAARERFLSRKAKK is encoded by the exons ATGGCGAACCTTCCGATCATTCAGTTCGAAGATCAAATCATAGAGACGGTGGAGCGGAACCCAGTGGTGGTGATAATCGGAGAGACTGGCTCGGGAAAGAGCACCCAGCTCTCTCAGATGCTACACCGGAGAGGCTACACCAAGTCTGGAATCGTCGGCGTCACTCAGCCTCGCCGAGTTGCCGCAGTCTCCGTGGCTAG GCGGGTTGCCCAGGAGCTTGGTGTTCCGCTTGGGGATGAAGTGGGATATGCTATCCGATTTGAAGATAGAACCTCAGAGAGGACTCGTATCAA ATATCTTACTGATGGGGTCCTCCTTCGCGAGAGTCTTTCTAACCCTGAGCTTAATCAGTATTCGGTAATCATATTGGATGAAGCTCATGAGAGGAGTCTGAACAC GGATATATTGCTGGGACTAGTGAAACGCTTGGTTGGAGTGCGAGCCTCCAATTTAAAGGTTCTTATCACTTCAGCAACTCTTGATGGTGAAAAAgtatcaaaattcttttcaaatTGCCCCATACTGACTGTCCCGGGGAAGTTATACCCTGTTGAGATATTGTACAGCAACGAGCGCCCTAAAAGCTATCTTGAGTCATCTTTAAAAGCAGCTCTTG ACATACACGTTCGGCAACCAGAGGGTGACGTCCTAATATTCATGACTGGACAG GATGACATAGAGAAGTTGGTATCAAAGTTGGAGGATCGAGTTCAAAGTCTAGATGAGGGTTCCTGTATGGATGCCATCATCCTTCCCCTTCATGGTTCTTTGCCACCTGAAATGCAG GTGCGTGTATTTAGTCCTCCACCTCTGAATTGCCGACGATTTATAGTTGCCACAAATATTGCTGAAACTTCGTTAACGGTTGACGGTGTTGT GTATGTTATTGACTCTGGTTATGTCAAGCAACGGCAGTACAACCCATCAACTGGCATGTATTCCCTTGATGTTGTTCAAATTAGCAA AGTGCAAGCTAATCAACGGGCAGGCCGAGCGGGAAGAACTTGTCCTGGGAAGTGCTATCGGTTATACCCTTCCACAGCTTATCATGAGGAATTTCTGGATGTAACAGTTCCTGAAATACAGCGATCTTCCCTTGCTGGGAGTGTTCTCTATTTGAAATCACTGGACCTCTCTGATATGGATATTCTCAAGTTTGATTTTCTTGATCCGCCTTCAT CTGAGTCTTTAGAAGATGCTTTGAAGCAGTTATATCTCATTGATGCTATTGATGAAAATGGCTCTATCACAAGTGTTGGACGAACAATGGCTG AGCTCCCACTAGAACCTTCACTCTCCAGAACCTTAATGGAGGCAAATGAGTGTGGTTGCTTATTCCAGGCTTTGAGTGTCGCTGCCATGTTATCAGCGGAAACCTCATTGCTTCCCGGTCGAAG CAAGAATACTGAAAAAAAGAGGAAACACACTTCCTCGAACCTTCCTGATGGGTCTGGCTGGGGTGATCACATCCAACTGCTTCAGATCTATGAGCATTGGGATAGAACTAATTATAATATTGGTTGGTGCAAAGACAATGACTTGCAG GTGCGAGGGATGTTGTTTGTCAAAGATGTTCGGAAACAATTGTCTCAGATAATGCAGAAAGTAGCGAAGG GATCCCTAGATGTACGGGCAAATGGAAGGTGGAAAGAGAGTGAGCTTGATTACCGGAATTTGAGGAAAGCTTTGTGCATAGGTTTTGCAAATCAGCTGGCTGAGAGAATGATTCATCACAATGGCTATCGAACTCTAGGTTTTAAGCCCCAAGTAGTTCAG GTGCATCCGTCTTCAGTGCTGAAACCAGATGCAGAGGGAAAGTTTCCAGAGTATGTTGTGTACCATGAACTCATTGCAACCTCACGCCCGTACTTACACAATGTATGTGCTGTAGAGATGAATTGGGTCATGCCCATTCTAAACAaggttaagaaaataaatataaagaaactgAG TGGTGCGACTGGTCATATCAGAGAAGAAACTGATGAAAAACTTTCCGACTTGCCGAAGAAAGAGATTAACATTGATGGGGTCCCTGATGACCATGAAAATAGAATTCAGGCAGCTAGAGAACGTTTTCTTTCTCGTAAGGCAAAGAAATGA
- the LOC122310477 gene encoding adenylate kinase 4-like has product MASSGVALDDIPSVDIMSELLRRFKCSSKPDKRLILVGPPGCGKGTQSPIIKDDYCLCHLATGDMLRAAVSAKTPLGIKAKEAMEKGELVSDDLVVGIIDEAMKKPSCQKGFILDGFPRTVVQAQKLDEMLEKQGVKIDKVLNFAIDDSILEERITGRWIHPSSGRTYHTKFAPPKVPGVDDVTGEPLMQRKDDNPEVLKSRLAAFHTQTKPVIDYYGKKGVLAQLHAEKPPNVVTTEVQKVLSQ; this is encoded by the exons ATGGCGAGTTCTGGAGTAGCATTGGACGACATACCTTCTGTTGATATCATGAGCGAACTCCTCCGCCGCTTCAAGTGCTCCTCCAAGCCTGACAAGCGTCTAATTCTCGTCg GACCACCGGGATGTGGAAAAGGCACACAGTCGCCAATTATCAAGGATGATTACTGCTTGTGTCATTTGGCAACTGGTGATATGCTGAGAGCTGCAGTGTCTGCTAAAACTCCTCTTGGAATCAAGGCTAAAGAAGCCATGGAAAAG GGAGAACTTGTATCTGATGATTTGGTCGTTGGGATCATTGATGAAGCTATGAAGAAGCCATCATGTCAAAAAGGTTTCATCCTGGATGGTTTTCCGAGGACCGTGGTTCAAGCACAAAAG CTTgatgagatgcttgagaagcagGGAGTTAAAATTGACAAGGTTCTCAACTTTGCAATTGATGATTCCATATTGGAGGAGAGGATCACTGGTCGTTGGATACACCCTTCGAGTGGTCGAACCTACCACACAAAATTTGCACCTCCCAAGGTTCCTGGTGTTGATGAT GTTACAGGAGAACCTTTGATGCAACGGAAAGATGATAATCCGGAAGTTCTCAAGTCAAGGCTAGCAGCCTTTCATACACAAACCAAACCG GTCATCGATTATTATGGCAAGAAGGGTGTTCTTGCACAGCTGCATGCGGAGAAACCCCCAAATGTGGTCACTACTGAGGTTCAGAAGGTTCTCTCGCAGTAA